CTTTGCGACTCAGCGTCTCCCCTTGGGAGAAGTTTTTCCGAAATACTTTCACTTTGCCGAAACTTTTTAGATGAACTATTAAACCAACACCTGTGTATTTCTAGATTTTGGATTTGGGTATAATCTCGACCATTGATTGAACAGGAACGATTCTTGGCTACCCCCACCAAAAACCCTAATTCTTTGTTTTTCAGGAATTTTAGGTTTTCTTTACTGGCATACCAAGCATCTGTAGTCACGGTCTTCGGTTTTAATCCCCAATCCAGTACTTCAGCAATCATTTCTCTTAAATAATCGTTTTTTGTCTTACCTTCCTGTTTTTTATATATGCGATAATTGATGGGTACAGATTTACCCGACAAATCAGTGTAATACAAGGTAATTAACTGAATCCCTTTAACTACACGATGATGTTTACCCGACCAAAAATAAGCAAAAAATTGCTGTTAATAGCGGGTCACTATAAGGTTTATCAATAACTGTATCGTCGTAACTTATGTACCACCCGTTAAATTGATGTGTGGACTTACCTCCAGAAATAAATCTTTTGGTTCATAACGTTCTCTCAACAAAAATCTATTGACGCTATCGTGAGATGTTTCTCCTAAAATCTCAGCAAGATCGTGTACAACCTGGATACTTTGATTCTGCAAGCAAGAACAGAGTGTAAGTGTCCAAGTCGCATATGTAAGTTGATACTTTAGTAGTCGCTCTAATAGCCCTAACCCTACATCATCAAGACAATATAGGTATTATCCGTCTTTCAATGTCCCTGTTAATTAGCGTTCGCCCAGCGTGCGCCTTCGCGCACTCGCCTTGTTACTTTCCTCATTCACGCATCTGCACTTCTTGCCTATTTTGTCAATGCGTAAGTCCTAATTTAATTAAGTTGAACTACTTACCAGCATTGACCAATTTGCGGTCACTTTAATATAGCTGACCTCTTTTTTCTTTTCAGTAACGTTTCACTTAGACTCGCGTGTTACTTTTTATTAATAATTCTCTAAGTGCTATTTCCTGATTACTGGTTTTTTAGTGTAAACTCCAGTTAGTAAAAAAGTAATCTTTCTAGCTTTTGATAATGACACTTCCATCACCAAATAAAGTCGATGAATTATTTTCCGAATGGGATAAACCAGACTCTCCTGGTTTTGCTTTAGCCATCATTAAAGATGGTGAGACTATTTATAAGCGCGGCTATGGTATGGCTGACTTAGAACACAACGTAACGATTTCTCCAAATTCGGTCTTTGATATTGCCTCAACCTCCAAGCAGTTTACAGCGATGTGCATTGCTTTACTTGCAAGAAAGGGGGAACTTTCTTTAGATGACGAGATCCAAATCTACATTTCAGAGATACCCAGATATGAGTATCCCATTACTGTGCGGCATCTTATTCACCACACAAGCGGCATTCGTGATTTCCTAAACCTCATGGAATTGGCAGGAATGCGATGCGAGAATGACTATCCTGAGAACGAAATCATTGCTTTAATAGCTCGTCAACAAGAATTGAACTTCAAGCCAGGAGAGGAGCATTTGTACAGCAACTCAGGATATTTTCTTTTGGCAGAAATCGTCAAACGTGTCTCTGGAAAATCTCTGGCGGTTTTTGCTGATCAGCATATTTTCAGTCCCCTGGGAATGAAAGCAACTCACTTTCACGATGATTTCACAAGGATTGTCCAGAATAGAGCGATTGGCTACTCTGTGAGGGAAGAGGGTAGTTTTCAGATTGATACGACTATTTTTGATATCGTGGGTGACGGTGGTATCTATACTACGGTTGAAGACCTATGTATCTGGGATGAGAATTTTTACCAAAACAAATTAGGAGGATATGGGCAAGACTTGATCGAAGAAATCATTACACCTGGAATATTGAATAGCGGCGAAGTGATAGATTATGCCTTTGGTTTAATCAGAGAGCATTACCGAGGATTAGAAACCATCAGTCACGGTGGCGCATGGATGGGTTACAGATCGCAAATGCTGCGATTCCCCAAACAGAGATTCTCTGTAATTTGCTTGTCAAATTTGGGCAGCGCTAAACCGGCAGAACTTGCCAAAAAAGTTGCAGATATCTACTTAGTTGATGACTTTACTGAAGAATCTGTCAGCCGTCAAACCCAAATAATAGAAATTCCATCGATTGATTTAGAGAGGAAGACTGGCTTTTATCAAAACCCAAAAACAGGAACCGTTTGGGAGTTATTGGTAAAGGATGGTAAATTAATCCTGGAAGCTGCTGAAATGAGCTTGATTTTTGCTCCTGTAAGTTCAAGTCATTTTGTAATAATGGATATTCCTTTTATATCTGTTGAATTTGAAGAATCAGGTTTACATAAACCCTCTTATTTTTACTATGTGGAGGGCAAAACACGGGACGTTTTCCAACGGCTAGAATTTGCTCCTCCTAATTCTGAACAATTGGTGGATTTTACAGGAGAGTATTATTCCCAAGAGTTAGATGCAACATACAGAATCAGTATCGAAGACGGAGAGTTGCTGCTAAATCGAAGAAATTCTCTTCGAGAAACCCTCAAGCCAATTAACAAAGATTTGCTGAAAGGTACAGACCTCACTTTGCAGTTTGTTCGTGATGACTTTCATCAAGTTACTAAATTCAGTTTGCGGGTAGAAGGTGGACGTGTCAGAAACATTCAATTTGTGAAATAAAGTCAAGTTTAAATAACTAATACCACTCTTTATCTACTGTTTCAAAATAATATTCCTAGAACGTTTCAATTGTTCCAGTAACGCTGCAATGAC
This portion of the Brasilonema sennae CENA114 genome encodes:
- a CDS encoding serine hydrolase domain-containing protein, producing the protein MTLPSPNKVDELFSEWDKPDSPGFALAIIKDGETIYKRGYGMADLEHNVTISPNSVFDIASTSKQFTAMCIALLARKGELSLDDEIQIYISEIPRYEYPITVRHLIHHTSGIRDFLNLMELAGMRCENDYPENEIIALIARQQELNFKPGEEHLYSNSGYFLLAEIVKRVSGKSLAVFADQHIFSPLGMKATHFHDDFTRIVQNRAIGYSVREEGSFQIDTTIFDIVGDGGIYTTVEDLCIWDENFYQNKLGGYGQDLIEEIITPGILNSGEVIDYAFGLIREHYRGLETISHGGAWMGYRSQMLRFPKQRFSVICLSNLGSAKPAELAKKVADIYLVDDFTEESVSRQTQIIEIPSIDLERKTGFYQNPKTGTVWELLVKDGKLILEAAEMSLIFAPVSSSHFVIMDIPFISVEFEESGLHKPSYFYYVEGKTRDVFQRLEFAPPNSEQLVDFTGEYYSQELDATYRISIEDGELLLNRRNSLRETLKPINKDLLKGTDLTLQFVRDDFHQVTKFSLRVEGGRVRNIQFVK